A single window of Electrophorus electricus isolate fEleEle1 chromosome 16, fEleEle1.pri, whole genome shotgun sequence DNA harbors:
- the zgc:174945 gene encoding uncharacterized protein zgc:174945, translating to MPAIKECYAHYICVMLFFCICGLNTGSVVFTCGTFVKVTHFSMLVSQCITDMPTYHSTVLFVFVVIFYGQSMQSPSNDKDFTLVQVIYSRNPVRSTAGQTLTLKCTVKYTKEQCGSPLASWCLPKEHCQLLADSDRYLIYTNETEIETGFRQRDVFITFKQLSVNDTEFYNCMAKCLKTGASAVGHRINLTITAEEPNKSVRRHADMVLLMLSGFLLPLLH from the exons ATGCCTGCCATCAAAGAGTGCTATGCTCACTATATTTgtgtcatgctttttttttgcatttgtgggCTTAATACAGGAAGTGTCGTGTTTACATGCGGTACATTTGTAAAGGTCACTCATTTTAGCATGCTAGTCAGTCAATGCATAACAGATATGCCAACATACCATTCTACTGTTCTGTTCGTGTTTGTTGTGATTTTCTATGGGCAGTCTATGCAATCTCCATCGAACGACAAAG ATTTTACTTTAGTGCAAGTGATATATTCAAGAAATCCAGTAAGAAGCACAGCGGGTCAAACTTTGACTCTCAAGTGCACTGTGAAATACACGAAAGAGCAGTGTGGAAGCCCCCTGGCCTCGTGGTGTTTGCCAAAAGAGCATTGTCAGTTACTTGCTGACTCTGACAGATATCTGATTTATACCAATGAGACTGAAATAGAAACTGGATTCAGGCAACGTGatgtatttattacatttaaacagctgTCTGTCAATGACACTGAATTCTATAATTGTATGGCGAAATGTCTGAAGACTGGAGCATCGGCTGTAGGACATCGCATCAACCTCACCATAACAG CTGAAGAACCCAACAAGAGTGTCCGTCGGCATGCCGATATGGTCCTTCTGATGCTCAGTGGCTTCTTACTTCCATTGCTCCATTGA